The following nucleotide sequence is from Streptomyces sp. HUAS CB01.
CGATCGGCTCGAAGCGTTCCTGGTGGCTGAGGAGCCGCTTCGCGAGCACCTTAGGCAGAGGCACGTCGCGCTCCTTGCCGCCCTTTGGCGGGCCGAAGTACAGCCGCGACTTGTACATGAGGATCTGACGCTCTACGTGCACGAAGTCGCCGCGGACGTCGCTGGGGCTGAAGCCGAACACCTCGCCCTGCCGGAGTCCGCATCCGACGCCGAGGTCGAGCGCGATCTGGTAGCGGTCGGCCAGCGCCTCCCGTACGGCGTCCACACGATCCTGCTCCCAGGCGCGAGCCTTGCGTTCCGGCTTCTTCGGCGGCTTGATCGAGCTGTTGCCCTTGCACGGGTTGCGGTAGAGCCGCTTGTCCTCGACCGCGGCCTGCATGATCGCCTTGAGGTACACCCACGCGACATAGGCCGTACTCGACGCCACCGCCCTCTGAACGTCGGCCGACCACCTGCGCAGCTCCGCGACGCCGATGTCCCTGAGCGCCAGGTCTCCGAGCTGTGGCAGCACCTGCCCCCAGATCCGGTGCCTCATGCTTTCCAGCGTCTGGGCGGGATGCACCTGGGACGGCCACCAGTGCTTCTCGACGTACTCACGAAGGCTGATCGCACCGTCTCGCGCGTCGACGAAATCCCCTCGCCGTGCGTCGGTCTGCGCCTCGGCCAGCCACGCCTTGGCGTCCGCGACCGTGTCGAAAGACCTGTCGCGGACCCCTGGTATCCCCTTGACCCGATAGCGCGTGCACTTGCCCCACAGAGCGGTGCGTTCGCGCTTGCCCGTCTCCTTGTTCGGTCGCTTCTTGAGCCACCGGTCTTCGATGTAACCCGCCATACTCGTCTTACCCTGGCCTCGCCTTGTCTCTCGGCGCGATCTGAGTCGCGATCAGACACACAGACGATCTCCGTGCGCATGAAATTCCGAGTGCTGCTGAACTCTTCAGACCTGTCTTCCCAGGTCAGGCAGCCCGGCGACGCTCACGCTGCTGCGGGGCCTTGTTCAGCGGGTTGAGGGCCGGGTTCGACCGCGAGTCCACCTGCTGCTGCTCACTGAGCCAGGCGTCAAGCAGATCCCGGCGGTACATGACCCTTCCGCCGGGACCCATCCGAAAGCTGGGCGGCCCTTGCCGGCGGTGGCGCCACACGTAGAGCGTGTTCACCGAGATGCCCATGTACTTCGCGGCGTTCTGGACGTTCAGGAAGGCGGCCTCAACGGCAGGCTTTGGCTCGTTGCTCATCGCATCTCTCTGGGTATGCGCCGCCGAAGCAGCAGACGTTCCGTGCTCACGCCCACCCGCGGGCGAAGTTGAACGAATCACCGCTGACGAGCAGCATCAGAATCCGGAGAACCAGCGGTTTGGTGCGGCTGTCCCAATCGTGATAGCGCAAAGCCCTGCGATGTTGTCAGCTTCGGACAACACCAGCAACGGCGTGGCATCAATGTGAACGACAGCGATATTCCCCAGACTGCGGCACCAGAAAATTCCCCATGGGGATCCCGGCGCTGCGCCTGCGCGGCCAGGGGGACGCCGCTCGTCCCTGGCCCGCCTGACAGCTGCCGGATCTTGCGGGTCGTGGTGAGCTGTCAAGGATGAGCGCAGCTCACCGCGGCAGCAGCGCCGAAGGCGTCCTCGAACGAGCGCCAGGACCCGAGACACCACCCGACCAGGAACTTCCACCCTGCTGACCAGGGCATTGCCATTCGATCAGGGGTGGATGGCGGATCAGGGATTCACCCGCTCGGGCGACTTCTGACCTACGGGACGCCCTCGCCGCTTCAGAGATGGGCGCAGGCCAAGGGGCGAGCAGCGAGATCGCCCTGGGCGGCGCGAGCCAGGTGATGCCGCTGCTCACCGTCATCTGCTACGCACCGGCTGACTCCAAGAACCGACTGGGGCGGCCCGACCACGTAATCGACAGCTGTTCCCGGGCACGAGTCGCGGAGACGAACAGCAGCGACTGCTCGCGGCGCAGGTCGGCGGCGTGCTGCAGCTTGTCTTCGGTCTCCGGGGTGAGGGCGGTGGGCAGCGGCATGTTCTGCGCACCGGCCCCGACAACCGCGACGGCTCGGTACTCGAGGCCCTTGATGCGGTGCATGGTCATGACTTGGACGCCCTGGTCAGGTTCGGGGACGCGAGAGTCCTCGACCTTCACGGCCGCGAGCCCGGCGTCGCGCAGGGCTTGAAGGGCAGCATCGGCGATCGCGTGGGTTCGGGCCACGACCGCGATCTCATGCGGCTTGATTCCCTCCCTCTGCCATCCGTCGACGCGATGCGCCAGCGCCTTCATCTCTGCGCCGGGGGTCCGGTACTTCTGCGTCTCAGGGATGGCGCCCGAGAGGACGGAGCGGTATCCGCGCAGCTGCTCGGGGTTCCCGTCGAGGTCGTCGAAGTCCGTGTTTCCGAGCAGGTTCAGAGACGCGGCGAGGATCTGCCGGGTGGTCCGGTAGTTGAGGGTGAGCCGCCGGGATCGGCCACGGATGTTGATCCCGTGAGCGCTGAGAGATGTCCGGTTGTCGTAGATCCTCTGGTGTGCGTCTCCCACGATGAAGAGGTCATCGTCCCCTTCGGGGACCAGGGCACGCAGCAGCTTCCAGTGCGCCGCGTGCAGGTCCTGCGCCTCATCCACGACGATGTGCCGGTACGGCCGCTCCTCGTCGGACCAGCCGGAGGCGATCCGGGCCGCCTGGGCGGCGAGCTGGATGACGCCGGCAGCCTTCTCGCGGTCGAGCCTGCGCTCGAATTCCTCAATGAGGGACCAGACTTGAGCGCGCTCGGGGCGGTTCAGCCGTCGGCCGCGGCCGGCCCGTCGAGCAGCGAAGTACTCGTCTCGGCTGCGGATGTCCTGGGCGAGGACGACCTGCTTCCATTCGGCGTCGAGGAAGCGGCCGTCGAAGTGCGGTTCGGCCTGTTCCTGAGCGAGTTCGATCCAGCGGTTGAGGACGTCGCTGTCCTTGAGCCGGCTGGGAGCCTCCGGGCCAAAGGTCTCCTTCACCGTGCCGTAGGCGACCTTGTCGATGTTCCGGACATCGACCTTGGCCAGCAGCTGGGCTCCGCCAAGGTCCTTGAGCTGGGACTTGAGGAGGTTGGCGAGGTTGGTGGTGAAGGTGGTCAGAAGGATGGCCTGGCCAGGCGGCAGGCGCTCGGCGAGGGCCTTGACCCTGTGCAGTGCCACCACGGTCTTGCCGGTGCCGGGGCCTCCGGTGACGCGCGCAGGGCCCTTGTACGGGGTCTTCCGTT
It contains:
- a CDS encoding tyrosine-type recombinase/integrase, producing the protein MAGYIEDRWLKKRPNKETGKRERTALWGKCTRYRVKGIPGVRDRSFDTVADAKAWLAEAQTDARRGDFVDARDGAISLREYVEKHWWPSQVHPAQTLESMRHRIWGQVLPQLGDLALRDIGVAELRRWSADVQRAVASSTAYVAWVYLKAIMQAAVEDKRLYRNPCKGNSSIKPPKKPERKARAWEQDRVDAVREALADRYQIALDLGVGCGLRQGEVFGFSPSDVRGDFVHVERQILMYKSRLYFGPPKGGKERDVPLPKVLAKRLLSHQERFEPIDVTLPWLDPEEPDLAREDRRKVTVPLLVYTGRRGAINRTTWNTKAWKPALADVGVIPPLPEQQPGEKPSRVWEPSREHGFHVLRHTYASVMLEAGESIVSLAKWLGHSDPAFTLRTYTHFMPQAGARGLSAIEAWLTDLG
- a CDS encoding helix-turn-helix domain-containing protein, which produces MSNEPKPAVEAAFLNVQNAAKYMGISVNTLYVWRHRRQGPPSFRMGPGGRVMYRRDLLDAWLSEQQQVDSRSNPALNPLNKAPQQRERRRAA
- a CDS encoding UvrD-helicase domain-containing protein; the protein is MSGAKVIMADVFGKSYDALDGSVQPLVLQFIMKMQRDPDSNGLNLKPPKGAKDKRVRTARVTDNYRAVLMHYADRIYYLVAVLPHDDAYDFAANILFDINKVTGGIELINLGSLYGTLSGQTKSADSTVDTKPALFEGVSDADFERLGVHSSIVPALREIHSEDAVLGIVETLPKLARDVILCLADGMSVEEVWEQVSSLAATEDEVDPQDYEAAIERPATKEAFVITGDIAEFGRILTEPLSAWRIFLHPAQRNLAERKTPYKGPARVTGGPGTGKTVVALHRVKALAERLPPGQAILLTTFTTNLANLLKSQLKDLGGAQLLAKVDVRNIDKVAYGTVKETFGPEAPSRLKDSDVLNRWIELAQEQAEPHFDGRFLDAEWKQVVLAQDIRSRDEYFAARRAGRGRRLNRPERAQVWSLIEEFERRLDREKAAGVIQLAAQAARIASGWSDEERPYRHIVVDEAQDLHAAHWKLLRALVPEGDDDLFIVGDAHQRIYDNRTSLSAHGINIRGRSRRLTLNYRTTRQILAASLNLLGNTDFDDLDGNPEQLRGYRSVLSGAIPETQKYRTPGAEMKALAHRVDGWQREGIKPHEIAVVARTHAIADAALQALRDAGLAAVKVEDSRVPEPDQGVQVMTMHRIKGLEYRAVAVVGAGAQNMPLPTALTPETEDKLQHAADLRREQSLLFVSATRAREQLSITWSGRPSRFLESAGA